In Candidatus Binatota bacterium, the genomic window GGTCGGCCAGCTGCTCTACGGCAGCGGCGATCACGTCGGTGCCGTGCAGCGGCAGGTACTGACCGAACCACAGCACCCGCAAGCGCCCGGCTTCGTCGGGCTGCTCGGCTTCGTTGGGCTGCTCAGCTTCGTCAGGCCGCTCAGTGACAATGGAATCGGCGTCATCGCCGAACACCGCAGCGTCGGCACCAAGGTAGCAGACCACTACGCGTTCTTCGGCCACACCCAGCACGTCGACAAAATAGCGCCGGTGGGCCTGGGTGTCGACGACCACCACGTCGGCCGCCCGGCAGCTGAGCCTGTCGAGCAACCGCAGCGCGCGCGCCGCCATGCCGCCCCTTGAGTAGACACCACGGTCGTCAACGAGGGTCTCAGTGAGCGAGACCAGCGGCGCAAAAATCACCCTCGGGCCTTGACGCAGGCTCACCAGGCGCAGCAGCAATACGTCGAGCTGGCCGTTGAACCCCACTACGGCCACCGGCGTGCCGCCGCTTGTCCACCAACGACGGGTCAGCTTAACGGCGGCCGAGAGCCACCCTACCAGGCCCCTGAGCAGGCCAAGCGGCCCGAAGTACGCTGCGCCCTTATCACGGGTGTGCTCCCACACTGGCTCGTGGATTTCGACCAGCTCATAGCCGGCAGCTGCTATGGCCCTCGCGTAAATGCGATTGGCGCTGTGGCGGCGATTGTAGGTGCCAAAGAGGCAAGCCCTCATCTACCCGCCCGCTGCTCTTTCCCGCGTTGGCCATTCTCTCGTTGGCCATTCTCCGCCTCGCCGAGCTCGAGCCGGCGCACCCTGAGCAGGGTGTCTTCTAGCAATCGACGACTCGAACCTATCAGGTCGGCCACCATGCCTATGAGCACGGTCTGGAAACCAGCGAGCAACAGGACCGCTACCAGTATCAGCGATTGAATGTGTCCCTCGCCACCCGTGGTGAGGTAGTAGTAGAGAAAGCGTGCGCCCAGGGCCGAACCCGCAAGGAGCAGGGCCAGTCCTATGGCCGAAAAAAACCTCAGCGGTTCGTACAATGCGTAGATGCGCACGATGGTCGACAGGCTCTTGGTCAGGTAGGTAAAAGTGCGCGTAAAGAGCCGTGAAGGTCGCAGGTCGGGGTTGACCCCCACGGCCACGTGGGCAACCGATAGCTGCTTTTTGCCCGCCTGTATTATGGTCTCCAGGGTATAGGTGAAGTCCGAAACCACGTTCATGCGCAGCGCCGCTTCGCGCGAAAACGCGCGAAAACCGCTGGTCACGTCGGGTACGTTGGTGCCCGACACGCCGCGTACTATTGCCGACCCGATCGCCTGCAACAGCTTCTTGATCGGCGAGAAATGGGCCAGGGTCGAGGGCGCGCGGTCGCCCACCACCATGTCGGCCTCGCCCCTGAGAATAGGATCGACCAGCTGCTGTATGCAGGCGGCGTCGTACTGGTTGTCGGCGTCGGTGTTAACGATTATATCGGCGCCCAGCCGCAGCGCTTTGTCGAGCCCGGTCGAAAAAGCCCGCGCCAGGCCCTGGTTTACCGGCACCCTGACCACGTGCTCAACACCCAGCTCGGCGGCCACCTCGGCCGTGCGATCGGTGCTGCCGTCGTCTACAACGAGAAACTCCACCTCGTCTACGCCGCGCAACACGCGCGGCAGCTCGGCCACGGTGGCTGGGAGCCATTGCTCCTCGTTGTAGCAGGGTATCTGTATGACCAGTTTCACTGGAATTCCGTTGGGTGGGCCCCCCGATCGAGGGGGCGATATATCCGGGCCGCAACGCGATTCTACCACGGTACAGCTGAGCGCGCAGGCGCGTATTTAGCTGCTGAGCGGGCACAGAAATCGCCCGTTACCCCCCCAACCGGGTAAAAAACAGCGCGATAATCGAATGAACCGGCTTTTGGCCTTGACAACCGGCCTGCCAAGTTACTATAAACGACGCAACTGGAACCTTACGACCGCTGCAGGGAAATCTAGTCGAGTGACCGCCACCCCCGGGTGATTGGTCGGAGCTGCTTTTGCTCCGCGACTTTGCAGTCTTAGGCAGGCGGATCGTTTCCATAGGAGGAAAAAAAGCAATGAAGAAATTTTCTATGTTCCTGGCGGCCGTTGCTCTGGTCGCATTTACTGCAGGTGTTTCCAACGCGGAAGATTGCCTGTTTGACAGCCCGGCGAAGGCCAAGGGCATCAAAGCGTCCATGGTTCGTGCGGTTGCGTCCTGCGTAGGTAGCGTTACCTACCCGGGCACCAACACCACCACGAGCACTGGTGGTACGCCTGGTTGCACCCCGCCTTTCTTTTACTCAGCCTACTCGTTCGGCCCCAAGGGCGCGTGCAGCTATTCCAACAAGGGTAAGACCGAAATACCTTGCAGTGATGGAGTAGAGGCAGAGTGCTACAACCTGACCCAATCGGTCAAGTGTAAGGATATCGTGGACATCGACGAGGTTACGCCGATCGATGGCGCTGCAGCCACTGGCTGGAGCCTGCAGTCTGTTACCCGTCCTACGGTTAACGACATAACGGCCGGAGTCGCGATCACCATCTTCGACTTCCCCGTGCAGAGCGTATTCCCTTGCATAAAGGGTTGCGGCAAAGGCAAGCTGAAGTTCAAGGGCGACACGAACACCCTGCTCGCCGGCCTGGGCCTGCCCCCCTTGGGTGTATGCTCGAGCCTCGCACCGCAGACCATCGTGGTGTCTGACCCTGACGGCAACCAGTTTGCTGTATTGGGCGGCGGCGGAACCGGCAGCTGATAATCCCGGCGATCTCGCTGGCCTGACCAACAAGACTGCAAAGTCTACCGGCGGCATCCCTCTCGGGGGGTGCCGCCTTTTTTTGTGCTCGCGGCATGGGGCTCCCCGAGGTCAGTTGTCGCCAGCAGGGTTGGCCACCTATTGCGTTCACCGACCACGGAGGGCAGCATTTCGGCGGGACACGGGCCGCAGTGTCCCGGCAAGCGCGTGAACCCCTCGGATCTGTTCAGACTATTGCTGGCACCGGTGTCGCTGTACCTGCTGCTGTACGGACCGGGCCAGGCCCTGCGTTCAACGCGCGGTACCGCCCTGCCCCCTGCATTCGGCCGCATGGCGCTGAGCGTGGCGTGGACCAGCGCCGTGGGGCTGCTGCTCGTTGCCGCGGGGTCTTACTCACTGCCCACCCTGCTGCTGGTCAACGCCGGCACCTGCCTCGTTGGCTACATGTCCAGGGGGCTGCGCCAACGCGACCCCGCTGACGGCAGAACTAGAGCCAGTGCGGGTCCGCTGGTAGCCCTGCTTGTACTCTGCCTCTACTGGCCCGCCTGGCAGACACAGCTGGCCTCCTGGGATTCGAGCGTTTACATGGCAGCGGGCAACCACCTGGCCCTTTCAGGCACGCTGGAGAAAGACGACCCCGTGGCCACTGGGCTCAACACGTTTACCCGGCGCAGGGTCTTCGGCTCTGTATGGCCGGGAGCCGCATGGAAACCGCCCTTCTCGCGCTTGCCTCACTCCATGATTCACATGAGTCACAACGACAGCGTGGCGCGCCCCGCCCATCACCCCCTACCAATGCTATGGGCTGCAATTTCCAGCGAGGTGGCCGGCCCCGCGCGCTCCGGCGCTTTCTCCGGGCTCATGCTTTCGCTCGCCGCCTGGGCACTGTGGATCTTCCTGCGCCGACGGGTACCCGCCGTGGCGGCCACGCTCGGCGTGCTCGGCCTGGCCTGCTCGGCCAGCTGGTACTACGCCGGGCACGTGGCCCTGCCGGCGCCGCTGGCCTGTTTCTTTACCTGGGCAGGAATCGCCCTGCTCGACGGCTGGGAAGAAGAAGGCAGCAGCAGCGACGCCGGCCTGGCGGGGGTGATGCTCGGCATGGCGGCGGTGGCCCGCGTTGAGTTTGCACTGTTCGTGCTGGTGTCGCTGCTGGCCCGGGGCCTGTTGCGCCGCCACGGACTGGGTTGCCGGCCCCTGGCTCCTCGTTTTGCGGTCGGCCTGGGTGCGGCCTTCGCCCTGTTGGCAACCGAGCTGCTGCTGCTGCCCGCTGCCTGGACCGGCCCCCTAGACCTGGCGTTCACCTGGATGAAGGTAGGCGTGGTCTTTGCTGCGCTGAAGCAACCGGTGGCCGCCGGGCTGGTCAGCCTGGCGCTGTGCGCGCTGTGCGTGGTCGGGGCCAGGCGCCTGGGCCTGGCCAGGTTCTGCGCTACCGGCACGTTGGCGGCGCTACTCGCCGGCTTTGCCTGGGCGGGCAGGGCCGATGCCTTCGAACACATGCCCGGTTGGACGGTTGATTGGCTGGGATGGCCGCTGCTGTTGCTGGCTCCGCTGGGCTTGCGACTGGCGTGGCGAGAGCGGATGCGCCACACGGGCAACGGCTTCTTCCTGGTCTTCGGCGGCCTTACGGCCCTGCTGCTGTTCTACGACCCGCACGTGAGCACCATCATGCCCTGGGCCTCCAGGCGCATGGTTCCGGTGCTGGCGCCCATGCTGGTGGTGCTGGCCACGCTGGCCGTGTCGCGCATGGTGACCGAAAGCACGACAGCACGCGGCAGACTGGCCGGCGTGGCTGCCGGTGTCGCGCTTGCCGTCGGACTGCTGCTGCCCGCCCAGCCCATGTGGGGTCGGCAGCCCTGGTCCGGTACCTGGACGCAACTGCGCGACTTCGCGGCTCTGCTTCCCGATGACGCCACGCTGCTGGTCGACTCCCGGCTCAACTACCTCGGGATGTCTGCCCCGCTCTGGCTAACCTGGCAGCGCGAGGTTGTGCCCGTGCAAGCCCACAACCGCAGGGGAGCCAACCAGGTGGCTGGCCTGACGCGACTGCTCGAAAAACGCGGGCCGGTGTACCTGGCACTGCCGGCCAAGCGCGCCCAGGACCGTCACATCCTTTTTACGCGACAGGAGCACGTGGCTGACTTCACCTTTGAGCTGCTTCTGCCCCAGGCCAGCGAGTCTGCTCCGCCCCAACACTTTCACGTGTATCCGACGACTGTCTCGTTACTGCGCCTGGAGCCGGTCTATTTCAAACCACGACCGCCGGCCGCTGACCGCCCCGGCGCCGACTGAAGAGGCGGCGACAATCACTGCGGCCAGGCCAGGCCAGGACAGTCCTTAACAACGGCGAGCACCGCGCGATCGGTCGCGGCCCTGTCGGCAGCGGTGTTGCCGGCGGCCTTGCCCGCGGCCCTCTCAAGGAAATGCCCCGCGCGGTGCAGCGCTCCCCCGGCACAGGCCAGCCTCGCGCGGGCAAGCAGGGCCGGCTGGTAGTCGGGCCAGCGCTTGAGTAGACGCTCAAGTCTCAGTTGAGCCAGGCCTCGACGGCCACGGTCAGCCGCCACTACGGCAAGGTTATAATGCGCCCTGGGTGAGTTGGGCTGAACAGCCACAGTAGAGCGCCACAAGGCCGCCTGGCTGCGCCAATCCTGCTGCCTGCGTAAAGTGACTCCCGCCAGTAGAAAGACGCAGCAGAGCAGCAGCAGGGCCGCAATACGGCCCGCCGGCAGCCACGCCCGTTGCCGCGTCCCCCGTTGCGGCAACTGTCGCAACGGTTGTTGCACCAACTGTTGCAACAACAGGCCCATGCCCAGGGCAAGCGGCGGCAACAACAGCAGCGAGTGGCGGTCGGCGCCCGGCTCGTTGACGCCGGCAACGAAAACAAGCGCCACGCCTGCAGCCGCGATCCAGCTTACAACGAAGGCCGCCTGCCTGCGCTCGATGTCGCCCTTTCTGCTACGCCAGGCCAGGACCACGGAGACGGCCAACGCCGCGAGCAGAACCAGTCCGAGGCCTGCGCGCAACCAGGCAGCCGCACCCATCCCGACGCAGGGTTGCCACAGCGCCGGGTAGTCGACGGACAGATCAAGGGGAACCAGTAGCCCGGCCGCGTAGTGCAGCGCCAGGGTACCGCCTACACAAAACGAATAGGACGACGCCGGCAACAATACGCCGGCGGTGGCGGGCAACACGCCCACGCCTCCATAAGCCACCACCAGGGTCACCGACGCGACAGCCACCATCACGATCCAGGCCAGGGCGCCTCGACGCAACGGGCCCAGGCCTGATGCCCACATCAACAACAGCAGCGGCGCGACCAGTAGGCCGGTTTCTTTTGAAGCGGTAGCCGCCAGTGCCGCCAGCAAGGCGAGCGCGCCCGCCCTCAACCCGCCGGCTCCTGCGGCCTGCCCTGGCTTGTCCTGCCCTGGGTCAGCCGAGCTCCAGGCCAGCAGGGCCAACAGCGTAAAAAGCGTGGCCAACAGGTCGCGGGCACCCGAAACGTAAGCCACCGACTCCACCCACAGCGGGTGGGCCAGGCAGGCCACGCAACACAGGAAGGCCAGCAGGCTGTTGGCCCCCAGCCTCCGGCACAGGCACCACAGCGTCGCCGCCACGCCACCAAAAAGCAGCAGGTTGGCCAGATGGTACACCGAGGCCGCGAGGTCCTGCCGGCCCAGCAGCCCGACGAGCCAGTACTCTGACAACCAGGCCAGGTGCCTCAGCGGGCGATAGGGCAACAGCCCTCCGCTGCCGGCGGGGCCGTTCTCGCCCAGCAACGAAAGGTCGTCAAACAGCAAATCAAAAGCGATGACGGGTAGATAGAGCGCTATCGCCGCCAGCCCGACGGCCGCGGTCAGGCGCAGGCCTGTGCGCGCCGACCTGCCCGGCTGGCGCCATAAGTCAGAGGCTCTCGCACGCGCCGCCATGTTGAGATGATAGCCGCCTCGCGCGACCCCGCGAAGCGCCACCCGTCACCAGTGCAAGGCCGTAGCAGGGCCACGCTTTGCTTGCGCCCCTGCGTGGCCTGTGCAATTAAAAGAAACGCGGAGTCTCCGCATCAACAGACAACCTGGAGGTCCCATAAAGATGAAAGCACCTATTCAAGCGGCGATGATAGTTACCCTGGCCCTGGCCTTCACTGCCTGTGCCGGCATGCAGAGCTCC contains:
- a CDS encoding glycosyltransferase family 2 protein — translated: MKLVIQIPCYNEEQWLPATVAELPRVLRGVDEVEFLVVDDGSTDRTAEVAAELGVEHVVRVPVNQGLARAFSTGLDKALRLGADIIVNTDADNQYDAACIQQLVDPILRGEADMVVGDRAPSTLAHFSPIKKLLQAIGSAIVRGVSGTNVPDVTSGFRAFSREAALRMNVVSDFTYTLETIIQAGKKQLSVAHVAVGVNPDLRPSRLFTRTFTYLTKSLSTIVRIYALYEPLRFFSAIGLALLLAGSALGARFLYYYLTTGGEGHIQSLILVAVLLLAGFQTVLIGMVADLIGSSRRLLEDTLLRVRRLELGEAENGQRENGQRGKEQRAGR